From Priestia aryabhattai, one genomic window encodes:
- a CDS encoding cytochrome c biogenesis CcdA family protein: protein MGDVNLFLSFGAGFLSFISPCCLPLYPAFLSYITGISVSELKEGAKSHQRKAFIHTAFFLLGFSIIFIMIGFTTSFIGQWFFNYRDLIRQIGAILIIFFGLVVLGIFKPRILMQEHKVRFANKPAGLFGSSFIGMAFAAGWTPCTGPILVSVMALAATNPSSGLLYMITYSLGFSIPFFIMTFFIGKMNWLKKHMNSMMKVGGYAMIGMGFILYFDWMTKIIIYTTSVFGGFTGF from the coding sequence GTGGGAGATGTAAATCTGTTTTTGTCGTTTGGCGCGGGCTTTTTGTCGTTTATTTCACCTTGCTGTTTGCCTTTGTACCCAGCTTTTTTATCGTACATAACGGGAATATCAGTTAGCGAGTTAAAGGAAGGGGCTAAATCACATCAGCGCAAAGCTTTTATTCACACAGCTTTTTTTCTGCTGGGTTTTTCTATTATTTTCATTATGATTGGCTTTACCACTTCGTTTATTGGTCAGTGGTTTTTTAACTATAGAGATTTAATTCGACAGATTGGAGCCATTCTTATTATTTTCTTTGGTCTAGTCGTATTAGGAATTTTTAAGCCTCGAATTCTTATGCAAGAACACAAGGTTAGATTCGCAAATAAACCGGCTGGTCTCTTTGGCTCCTCTTTTATTGGCATGGCTTTTGCTGCCGGTTGGACTCCGTGTACGGGCCCTATTTTAGTATCGGTTATGGCACTTGCAGCGACAAATCCAAGCTCTGGCCTTTTGTATATGATAACTTATTCACTTGGGTTTTCTATTCCGTTTTTTATTATGACGTTTTTTATTGGGAAAATGAACTGGTTAAAAAAACATATGAATTCCATGATGAAAGTTGGCGGATACGCAATGATTGGAATGGGATTTATCTTGTATTTTGAC
- a CDS encoding aspartyl-phosphate phosphatase Spo0E family protein — protein MAKKDILLAIEKKREELIRIVRVSGLNSPPAIKHSQELDHLLNIYNEFPAQTTETTSS, from the coding sequence TTGGCCAAAAAAGATATTCTATTAGCGATTGAAAAGAAACGAGAAGAACTCATCCGCATAGTCCGAGTAAGTGGATTAAACTCTCCACCTGCTATTAAACATAGTCAAGAATTAGATCATTTATTAAACATTTACAATGAATTCCCTGCTCAAACGACAGAAACAACCTCTTCATGA
- a CDS encoding ABC transporter ATP-binding protein: protein MKIEHSSVHKRLFRYTIPHKKSFFLAFTLLLIATAADLLGPILIKIFIDDYLTPKYLPLQPLVLLASSYLFLQLLKIVVQYFQLLHFQKIAFQIIQQIRIDVFFHVHRLALRFFDNTPTGSLVSRITNDTEAMKEMFVEVIAVFIQNGVFLIGIFIAMFMLDVKLAFYCLVLLPFIWGLMKLYQHYSAIYYGQLREKLSQLNAKLHESLQGMSIIQLFRQEKRLRSEFEEINDEHYKAGMRNIKLDGLLLRPAVEILYILAVILVLSYFGISVADNPVKIGVLYAFINYLDRFFEPVNEMMQRLSMYQQAMVSASRVFDLMDEEEKNPVMTGEQKQGIQKGTVEFRNVTFSYDGVRDVLSDISFTVNEGETVALVGHTGSGKSSIINLLMRFYEQQKGDILIDNKPLSSFSNKQLRDEVGLVLQDAFLFADTVKRNITLHEDHFSDEQVKEAAEFVQAHAFIEALPNKYNEVLVERGSTLSSGQRQLLAFARTVIRNPKILILDEATAHIDTETEEAIQEVLRDMGKGRTTIAIAHRLSTIQHADCILVLHKGKIVEKGTHAELLNKGGLYYNMYQLQHSEKEENFSKETGVKEIYTELIE, encoded by the coding sequence ATGAAAATTGAGCATTCTTCGGTACATAAACGTCTGTTTCGCTATACAATTCCGCATAAAAAATCATTTTTTTTAGCGTTCACACTATTATTAATTGCTACGGCCGCTGATTTATTAGGCCCCATTTTGATTAAAATTTTTATTGACGATTATTTAACTCCTAAGTATTTGCCTCTCCAGCCTCTTGTGCTGCTTGCAAGCAGTTATTTGTTTTTACAGCTTTTAAAAATTGTCGTTCAATACTTTCAGCTTCTGCACTTTCAAAAAATTGCGTTTCAAATTATTCAGCAGATTCGAATTGACGTTTTTTTCCATGTTCATCGTCTGGCGCTTCGCTTTTTTGACAATACGCCAACGGGAAGCCTAGTATCTCGAATTACAAATGACACGGAAGCCATGAAAGAAATGTTTGTGGAAGTCATCGCGGTTTTTATTCAAAATGGAGTATTTTTAATCGGCATTTTTATAGCCATGTTTATGCTAGATGTGAAGCTAGCTTTTTATTGTTTAGTTCTTCTCCCGTTTATTTGGGGACTTATGAAGCTTTATCAGCATTACAGTGCTATTTACTACGGACAGCTCCGAGAAAAGCTAAGTCAGTTAAATGCCAAGCTTCATGAGTCCTTGCAAGGCATGTCTATTATTCAATTGTTTCGTCAAGAAAAGCGGCTGCGCTCGGAATTTGAAGAAATTAATGATGAGCATTACAAAGCGGGAATGCGCAATATTAAGTTAGATGGTTTGTTGCTGAGGCCGGCAGTCGAAATTCTTTACATTTTAGCTGTTATTCTTGTGCTCAGTTATTTTGGTATTTCCGTAGCTGACAACCCTGTTAAAATTGGTGTTCTTTACGCGTTTATCAACTACTTGGATCGTTTTTTTGAACCTGTTAATGAAATGATGCAGCGTCTTTCTATGTATCAGCAAGCGATGGTATCAGCCTCCCGGGTATTTGATTTGATGGATGAAGAAGAAAAAAATCCAGTGATGACAGGAGAACAAAAGCAAGGGATTCAAAAAGGAACGGTGGAATTCCGAAACGTAACGTTCTCCTATGACGGTGTTCGAGATGTGCTTTCTGATATATCATTTACGGTAAACGAAGGAGAAACAGTGGCTTTAGTAGGACATACTGGAAGCGGAAAAAGCTCCATCATTAATTTGTTAATGCGTTTTTATGAGCAGCAAAAAGGAGACATTTTGATAGATAATAAACCACTATCGTCTTTTTCAAATAAACAGCTTCGAGATGAGGTAGGACTGGTGCTGCAAGATGCCTTTTTATTTGCAGATACCGTGAAGCGAAATATTACTCTGCATGAAGACCATTTTTCTGATGAACAAGTAAAAGAAGCGGCGGAATTTGTGCAAGCTCACGCATTTATCGAAGCTCTTCCTAATAAGTATAATGAAGTGCTAGTGGAAAGAGGTTCAACTTTATCAAGCGGCCAGCGTCAGCTCTTAGCATTTGCAAGAACGGTCATCCGAAATCCTAAAATTCTTATTCTTGATGAAGCAACAGCGCACATTGATACAGAAACAGAAGAAGCGATTCAAGAAGTGTTAAGAGATATGGGAAAAGGCCGCACAACAATTGCTATTGCCCATCGTTTATCGACTATTCAACACGCCGACTGTATTTTAGTATTGCATAAAGGAAAAATCGTCGAAAAAGGGACACATGCTGAACTGCTAAACAAAGGCGGTTTGTACTATAATATGTATCAGCTTCAGCACAGTGAGAAAGAGGAGAATTTTAGCAAAGAAACAGGAGTAAAAGAGATTTATACAGAATTGATAGAGTGA